The Thermoanaerobaculia bacterium genome includes the window TCTGAGTCTGGCGGCGGCCGCCGCTTCCCTCGTTTTCGCGCGTTCGGCTTCCCCCCGCCAGGCGCTCGTGTGGGGAGCGCTCTTCCGGGCCACGCTCCTTTTCCGCGCTCCCGATCTCTCGGAAGACCTCTACCGCTACGCCTGGGACGGGCGCGTCGCGGCGTCGGGAGTGTCCCCGTATGCGTACGCTCCCGACGATCCGGCTCTCGCCGGTCTCCGGAACGACGACTGGAAGCGATCGGCGCATCGGGACGCCCGAACCGTCTATCCGCCCGCGGCCCAGGCGATGTTTCGCGCGGCCGTCCGGACGGGGCGCCCGCGCCTGGTCCTCAAGGCGGCGTTCGCCGCCGCGGATCTGGCGATCGTCTGGCTCCTTCCGCGCTTTCCCGGAGGCGATTTCGGCGCGGCGCTCTACGCCTCGTTCCCGCTCGCGGTCTTCGAGAGCGCGGGAATGGGGCATCTCGATTCGGCGGGGATCGCGCTGCTCCTCGCCGCGCTCCTCTTCCTGCGCCGCTCCCGCGCATTCCGGAGCGGCGTCGCCTTCGCGCTCTCGGTCATGGTGAAGTATTTCGGCGGCTTCGCCGTCCTTCCTTTCGTGCGGCGCGGCCGCGTCGCGTTCGTCTCCGCGGCGGTGCTCGCGGGAGGCGCCTGCTGGCTCGCGGCCGCGCGCGGGGGGACGAGCCCCGCCGCGGGGCTCGGCAACTTCGCGACCCGCTGGTCGGGAAACTCCGTCGTCTATCCGGCCGTCGAATCCGCGGTCGATTCGCTGCGCCTCGCCCCCCGGGCCAAGGCCGCCTATGCCCGATGGAAGTCGACTCGTCCCGAACGCCCCTGGATGGAGAAGCCCTGGGGATGGTTCTACCCGGAGCTCTTCGCGCGGCTGCTGCTCGCCGCCGCGCTCGGCGCGGGACTCCTGACGATCGCCGTCCGGGTCGCCGATCCCGTGCGCGCGGCGGGCGCTTCCCTGGGGCTCTTCCTGCTGCTGTCTCCCGTCGTCCATCCCTGGTACGTGCTCTGGGTGCTGCCGTTCGCCGCGCTCTACCGGAGCCCCGCCTTCCTCTATCTCGCCGCCGCGGTTCCGTTCGGGTACGCGCTGCTCCATCCCGTCGCGCCGTTCTCGGCGGGACTGGTCCTCGCGCTCGAGTACGCCCCGTTCGCTTTCCTGTTCCTGTTCGCGAGAGGAACGGGCTCGATGTTCGCCCCGGCGACGGAGCCGCCGGCGCCGCGAAGCCCGGGGGCGCGGCGGCGGCCCGTCGCTCGCCGGGAGGAGGCGGAGAAGGCGGACATGTCGCGCCACGGTGCGGAGCTCGCGGAGCGCGACGGCCGATGAGGTACCGCGCGACCCTCGCCTACGTCGGCACGTTCTTCCACGGCTGGCAGGTGCAGGAGAACGCCCCGCGCACCGTCCAGGCGGTCGTCGAGTCGGCGTTGGGCCGCGTGCTCGGGGCTCCGGTCCGGGTGCACGGCTCCGGCCGGACCGATGCCGGGGTCCATGCGGACGGCCAGGTCGCGCATTTCGACGGTCCGCCGCTCCCCCCGGCGGGAATCGTGGCGGCCGTGAACGTCCGGCTTCCGTGGGACGTCCGGGCGCTCGATCTCGGCGTCGTTTCGGACGATTTCCACGCTCGATCGAGCGCGTCCGGAAAGCGGTACGTGTACCGGTTCTCGCGAGAACGCGTCATCCCTCCCCGGCAGGCGCTGTTTCGCGCGCCTCTCTCGGCCCGCGCGGACGCCGGCCTCATGGCGGCCGCCGCTTCCCGCCTCGTCGGCGTCCGGGACTTCTTTCCGTTCTCGACGGCCGGAACCGAGACGGAATCGACGGTCCGCGAGCTCTTCGGCTGCGAGGTGCTCGAGGCGGGGCCGGAAATCGAGATCCGGATGACCGCGAACGGCTTTCTGCGCGGGATGGCGCGCGCGATCGCCGGAACGCTGGCGGACGCGGGGCGGGGACGGATCGGGCCGGAACGGATCGACGCCATTTTCGCGGGCAACGACAAGACTCTCGTCTCGGCCAAGGCGAAGCCGCGGGGACTGACGCTCGAGAAGGTGTTCTATCCGGGAGATCCGGGCGCCTCCGCCGCCGCGCCGGTCTCGCCTTCTCCCGCTGTACGATACGGCTCGTGAAGGATCGCCAACTCCTGGCTTCTCCGGGATCCGTCGAGGAGTCGCTGCTCTCGGGGATCGACCCGAAGCGCCTGCCGCGCCACATCGCGATCATCATGGACGGCAACGGCCGCTGGGCGAAGCAGCGCGGCAAGCCGCGCGTCGAGGGACATCGCGCCGGGATCGCCTCCGTGCGCGAAGCGGTCGAGACCTGCGCGCGTCTCGAGCTCGACGCGCTGACGCTCTACGCCTTCTCGGTCGAGAACTGGAAGCGGCCGCGCTTCGAGGTCGTCACCCTGATGACGCTGCTCAAGGAGTACCTGCGCAAGGAGCTCGCGACTCTCGTGGAGAACGACATCCGCTTCCGCGTCGTCGGGCGGATGAACGAGCTCGACCCGTCGGTCCAGAAGGAGCTGATCCGGGGGCTCGCCGCGACCTCGACCTGCCGCGGGATGACGTTCAACATCGCGCTGAACTACGGCGGCCGCACCGAGATCGTCGACGCCTGCCGGTCGCTCGCGACCGACGTCGCCGCGGGCCGCCTCACGCCCGAGCAGATCGACGAGGAAACTCTCGGCTCCCGGCTCGGGACGGCGGGCATTCCCGATCCCGACCTCCTGATCCGCACGTCGGGCGAGATGCGCGTCTCGAATTTCCTCCTCTGGCAGATCGCGTACTCCGAAATCTGGGTGACGCAGACCTTCTGGCCCGATTTCCGGAAGAAGGATCTCTACGAGGCGATCCTCGATTTCCAGAAACGCGAGCGGCGCTACGGCGGCGTGCTCGAGAACCACGGCCTTCCGGCCTGATGCGCCTGCAGCGCGAGCTCTCGGCGGCGGTCGCCATTCCTGCCGTCCTCGCGATCCTGTGGTTCGCGCCGCCGCAGGCGTTCGGCGCTCTCGTCGCCGTGCTCGGGCTCGGGACGCTCGCCGAGTTCTACCGGCTCGCGGAGAAATCGGGGATCCCCGTCCCGAAATGGCTCGCGCTCGCGATCGCGGCGGCGATCCTCGCCGCGACCGTCGTTCCCGCGCCCTCTCCCTCCGGCCTGACGGTCGCCGGCGGGATCTTCGGCTCCGCGGCGATCTTCGCGACCGCGCTGATGCTCTCCGGGATTCCGCTCGCCCAGGCCCTCTCGGGAACCGCCGTCGCGACGCTCGGACTGCCGCTCGTCGTCTTCCCCTGCTGCGCGCTCATCTGGCTCGACCGGGTGAACCTGGCCGGCGCGTCGGGACGATTCGGGCCGAGGCTGATCCTGTTCCTCCTCGTGACGATCTGGGGCTGCGATTCGTTCGCGTATTACGTCGGCAGGAACTTCGGGCGGCACAAGCTCGCGCCCGCGGTTTCCCCGAAGAAGACGATCGAAGGTTCGATCGGGGGGTTCGCGGGATCGATCCTGATCGCGGTCGGGGCCGCCGCGCTCTTCATCCCGGAGTTCCGCCTGCCGGAAGCCGCGATCATCGGCGGTCTCGCGTCGACCGCCGGGCAGATCGGCGATCTCGTCGAGTCGATGTTCAAGCGCGGCGCGGGTGTGAAGGATTCCGGCGTCTTCCTCCCCGGCCACGGCGGCTTCTACGATCGCGTCGATTCCCTGCTCTTCGCAGCTCCGGTCCTCTGCGGAGCCGTCCTCGTGAAGATGGCGGTCGCGTCGTGAAGACGCGCGAGCGACGTCTCGCGAAGACGCGCGAGAGACGTCTCGTGTCGCGCCGGAAAGGCGCGCGGGAATGGGCGACGCGCGAAGCCGCGGCGGTGAAGACGCGGGAAAACGCCCCGTGAGATCGATCGCCCTGCTCGGCGCCACCGGCTCGATCGGGCGTTCGACGCTCGACGTGGTCGCGTCGTTCCCCGAGCGCTTCCGGGTCGTCGCGCTCGCGGCGGGACGAAAGCTCGAGCCGCTGGCCGACGCCGTGCGGCGATACCGGCCGGAGATCGTCTCGGTCGAGCGCGAAGAGGACGTCGCG containing:
- the truA gene encoding tRNA pseudouridine(38-40) synthase TruA; amino-acid sequence: MRYRATLAYVGTFFHGWQVQENAPRTVQAVVESALGRVLGAPVRVHGSGRTDAGVHADGQVAHFDGPPLPPAGIVAAVNVRLPWDVRALDLGVVSDDFHARSSASGKRYVYRFSRERVIPPRQALFRAPLSARADAGLMAAAASRLVGVRDFFPFSTAGTETESTVRELFGCEVLEAGPEIEIRMTANGFLRGMARAIAGTLADAGRGRIGPERIDAIFAGNDKTLVSAKAKPRGLTLEKVFYPGDPGASAAAPVSPSPAVRYGS
- a CDS encoding isoprenyl transferase — encoded protein: MKDRQLLASPGSVEESLLSGIDPKRLPRHIAIIMDGNGRWAKQRGKPRVEGHRAGIASVREAVETCARLELDALTLYAFSVENWKRPRFEVVTLMTLLKEYLRKELATLVENDIRFRVVGRMNELDPSVQKELIRGLAATSTCRGMTFNIALNYGGRTEIVDACRSLATDVAAGRLTPEQIDEETLGSRLGTAGIPDPDLLIRTSGEMRVSNFLLWQIAYSEIWVTQTFWPDFRKKDLYEAILDFQKRERRYGGVLENHGLPA
- a CDS encoding phosphatidate cytidylyltransferase, with the translated sequence MRLQRELSAAVAIPAVLAILWFAPPQAFGALVAVLGLGTLAEFYRLAEKSGIPVPKWLALAIAAAILAATVVPAPSPSGLTVAGGIFGSAAIFATALMLSGIPLAQALSGTAVATLGLPLVVFPCCALIWLDRVNLAGASGRFGPRLILFLLVTIWGCDSFAYYVGRNFGRHKLAPAVSPKKTIEGSIGGFAGSILIAVGAAALFIPEFRLPEAAIIGGLASTAGQIGDLVESMFKRGAGVKDSGVFLPGHGGFYDRVDSLLFAAPVLCGAVLVKMAVAS
- a CDS encoding 1-deoxy-D-xylulose-5-phosphate reductoisomerase (catalyzes the NADP-dependent rearrangement and reduction of 1-deoxy-D-xylulose-5-phosphate (DXP) to 2-C-methyl-D-erythritol 4-phosphate), which encodes MRSIALLGATGSIGRSTLDVVASFPERFRVVALAAGRKLEPLADAVRRYRPEIVSVEREEDVA